The genomic DNA ATTGTCTCAAATTTTTTTGTTAATTCTCTAGCTACAACTATTCTTAATTCATGATTCATGCCTTTCAATTCATTTAAAGTTTTCAAAATCCGATAAGGTGATTCATAAAAAACTACTGGGTATTTTGATTCTATCACTTCTTTAAAAAACTTTTTTCTTTTCCTCTTTTTTGGAGGAAAACCAAAAAATAAAAACTTACCCATCGGAAATCCAGAAGCTGAGGCTGCAGAAATAACTGCTGAAGGGCCAGGTATAGGAACTATTTTTACTTGATCATTCAACTCATCCACCACTTTTTCTATCAATTTATTTCCTGGGTCAGAAATTCCCGGAGTTCCGCTATCTGTAACCAAGGCTAAAATTTTGCCCTTTTTTAAAAGTTCTAAAATATAATTTACTTTTTTTAAACGGCTATGCTCATGATAACTTAGAGTTTTAGTTTTTACATTGTAATAATCTAATAATTTCTTAGTCACTCTTGTATCTTCAGCCAAAATTAAATCGACCTCCTTTAAAATTCGGAGGGCACGAAATGAAAAATCCTCTAAATTCCCAATTGGGGTCGCAACGACATATAAAATAGCCATTTAAAAATCCTAAAGGATTGAGGTTCTTCTTTTTTCTAAAAACTCTTTTAAAAATTCAAATAAAATCCCGAAAAAAGGAATGGCTAAAATTGCCCCCCAAAATCCCCATAAAATCCCTCCGACTGTTAAGGCTAATAAGACTACAACAGGTGGTAAGCCCACAATTTTTTTTGTCAAAACTGGCAAGAGAATATTGTTTTCAATCTGCTGGATTAAAATAAAAGTAATTAAGACAAAAACTGCTCGCCAAAAATTCTCTAAGACAACTATTATAAAAATAATAATTCCAGTTATAACCGGGCCTATTATTGGGAGGAAGTTAAGAGTGCCAGATAGGAGCGCCAACGAAAAGGGATATTTTGTATTAAAGAGCAAAAAAGAAAAATAAGAAAGAAGGCCAACAAAAAGACAACCCAAAACCCTTGATAAAAACCAACCTGAAACTCTAATTCTACATCTTGACCAGAGATCTAATAAGAAAGCTTCATATTTTTTTGGAAAAACGAGACTTAAAGTTCTCTCAATTGGTTTTTCTTCTAAAGAAAGAAAAAGGGAAATAGAAAAAATGGAAAAGGTGGCCAGAATTCCTCCAAAAATGGCAGCTATGGCATTAAAAATAGTGGCTGCCATTTGCTCCAAACTTTTGCTTAATAAACTCATAAACTCTTCGATACTCTCAAAGGCCTGAAGGCCAAGTGCTTTCAGGGGCGGAGAAATTTTTTCAAAATATTGAGGTAAGTTTTTTGAGAATTCTTGAATTTCAGAAGCAAATAAAGGAAAGGTTAAATAAATTAAAAGGGAAATCAGGCCAAAGACAATAAAATAGATAAGGACAACCGAAATTAATCTAGGAATTCTTCGTTTTTGTAAAAAATCAATCAGAGGTTCAAATAAAACTGAAATTATTATAGCGAAAAGAAACCAAACTAAAATATTTTTGAGCAAATAGAGAAGGTAAAGGCAGATAATGGCAAGAGAGATTTTAAAAATTGTTTCCCAGGAAACATCTAAGATTTTTTCTTGATTCATAATTTTAGTATTTTTTTAAATTTTTCTTTTTCCTTAAATGGCCCTATTAAAGCTAAATTTAATTTTTGAGGTTGAAAGATTTCTTTTGCTACTTTTAAAATATCATTTTGGGAAATTTTATCAATCTTAGCGCATTCTTTTTCAGGAGTTAAAATTTTTCTTCTTAAAATTTCCTGCCCTCCAAGGTAACTGGCCCAGGCATCAGAAGTTTCCAGTCCTAAATAAAGACGACCCTTAATATTATCTTTAGCTTTTTTAAGTTCTTCTTTAGAAATTTTTTTTGTTTTAAGATTTTTATATTCTTTTAAAATAATTTTTATAGCGTCTTTAACTTTTTTGTTATCTATTCCGGCATGGGTTACTAAATAACCGGTGTCAGTATAATGTTTGGAGGAAGTTCTAATATAATAGGCCAGACCTCTTTTTTCCCGGACCTGAATAAAAAGCCGAGAGCTCATAATCCCCCCTAACAAAACCGCAATTACTGCCAGAAGATATCTTTCTGGTCTAAAAAGATTATATGTTCTCACTCCTAGACAAAGGTGGGTCTGGTCAGTTTTTTTAAAATTAAGTAAAACTTGAGGTATTTTTTGGCGTTCAATTGTCGTTTTTTTAGAAAAAGGTTTTGTTTTTTTAAACTTTCCAAAAAAATGTTTAATTTTTGAGACAGCCTCTTTTTCTCTGAAATCTCCAGCCAAAGAAATAACAACATTAGTTGGCGCAAATTGATTTTTAAAATAACTTAAAATATCTTTTCTGGAAATTTTTTTTAGAGTTTCTTTTTCCCCAGCAATCATCCAGCCAGCCGGCTGGTCACCATATAATAGTTTTTCCCACAGTTCTAAAATATATCCTGAAGGATTATCTTTCATCATATTGATTTCTTCAAGGATTACCCTTTTTCCCTTTTTAATTTCTCCTTCTTTAAATAAAGAGTTAAAAATCATATCTGATAGGACATCGGTGGCTAAATTAAAATGTGTTGCATTAACCTTTACCCAAAATCCTATCAATTCTTTATCAGTGAAGGCATTGAAGATACCACCGACCATGTCTAGCTCTTTGGCTATATCTTGGGTTTTAGGCCTCTTTTTTGTTCCCTTAAAGGCCATGTGCTCTAATAAATGAGAAATTCCATTGATTTCTTTTTTTTCATATTTTGAGCCAGTACCGACCAAAACCAAAAGGGTCAATGCCTGGGTGTTTTTCATTGGAAAAGTAATAATCCTTAAGCCATTTTTAAATGTAGCTTTTTTGAACATGATTAATTTAATTATAGTTTAAAATCTTTAGAATAAAAAGCGCCACGTCAGACGCGGCACATAAAAAATCTCGTCAAAATAAACGAGATTGAATAGTTCAAAAGTTGTTCTCAGACTACTTATTAAAATATAATTGTTCCCTTAAACTTTTTTCCTCTCAGTAAATTATCAAGATTTTTAAAATTTTTCCCATTAACAACAATTACTCTCATTTTTTCTTTTTGAGCCAATCTTGTGGCTAAAGGGTCAAAGGGGAAATTTAAACCAGCTTCCCATTTCTGCTTTCCTATTTTCGAGAAATCAGAAAAAGAAATATTAAAGAAAACTTTTGCATCCTTGAATTTCTTCGGATCTTTATCGTAAACATAATCTACATTTGTCAAATTGATAATCTCTTTTATTTTGTTTTTTTTGGCAAAAATTACAGAGTCATAATCTGTAGACCGGCCAGGCCTCCAACCACCCCCAACAATTATTTTCTTATTTTTCCTTATTTTTTTAGTCGGATCTTTGATAATGTCTTCTGAAACTAATTTATCAAAGAGAGATTTAATTAAAAAAGCATTTAAATAAGTTGCATAAATTCCGAGCCAATCTAAAATATCTTTATTTTTAATCTTTAATTTTTTAGCAGTTTTTTGAAAATTTCTTGCCAATTTTCCTCCCCCAACAAAAATTACAAATTTTTTTCCTCTCTTTAGCCATTTTAAAATAAACTTTCTAAATCTTTTTAAAAAAACTACATCAATTTCATCAGGGAAAACCAATGAACCTCCTAAAGAAAAAATTATCCAGTTTTTATTTTCCATTTTAAAGAGACAATTTTTCTTTTAAGACCTCAATTAAATCTTTAATTTTCACTCTTTCTTGTTTCATTGTGTCGCGATCTCTAATTGTTACATCTTGTTTTTTTAAGGTCTCAAAGTCAATAGTTAAGGCAAAAGGCGTACCTATCTCATCCTGGCGGCGATAACGCCGGCCAATTGAGTTAAGTTCGTCATATTGGCAAATAAAATGAGGTTTTAACAATTGATAAACTTCTTTAGCTTTTTTAACAATTTCTGGTTTATTTCTAACTAAAGGTAAAACTGCTACTTTAATTGGAGCTAATTTTTTATCTAATTTTAATAAGACTTCTATTTCCTTTGTTGATTCTGTTGTTTTTGTCCTTCCTCCTTTTATTTCTTGATAAGCATCGCATAAAAAAGCAAAGAGGGATCTCTCTACCCCTACCGAGGTCTCAACAATATGGGGGAAATATTTTTCTTTAGTTTCCTCATCATAATATCTTAAATCTTCCCCTGAATATTTTGCGTGATTTGATAAATCCCAATCTCCCCGGTTGTGAATTCCCTCAATCTCCCCCCAACCAAAAGGAAAGCGATATTCAAGGTCTACCTGCCTTCTTGCATAATGAGCCCTTTCTTTAGCCGGAATCTCTTCAGCTCTCAAATTTTCTTTTTTAATCCCGAGGTTTTTGTACCATTTTATTCTTTCCTTTTTCCAGAATTCAAACCATCTATCAGCTTCTTTAGGATGACAAAACCATTGCATTTCCATTTGTTCAAATTCCCGGGTTCGAAAAATAAAATTTTTGGGATTAATTTCATTACGAAAAGCTTTACCAATCTGAGCAATACCAAAAGGAAGCTTGAGTCTCATTGATTTTAAGACATTTTCGAAATTCATATAGATTCCCTGACATGTCTCAGCTCTTAAATAAGTAGCTGCGGCTTCTTCTTCTACCGGACCAACAAAGGCTTTCATCATTAAATTAAATTTTTTAGGTTTGGTTAATTCTCCCCCACATTCTGGACAACCACTCTTTTTTATCTCATCTTTTTTAAATCTTTTATGACACTTCTTACATTCCATCAATGTATCAGCAAAGCCAGCAGTTAAGTGCCCCGATGCCTGCCAGACTTTAGGCGACATCAAAATCGCTGCATCTAAGCCAACAACATTCTCATGATTTTTTATCATCTCCAACCACCAGGCTCGCTTAAGATTTTGCTTCATCTCAACCCCTAAGGGTCCAAAATCATAACCTGATTCAAAGCCACCGTAAATTTCTGAAGAGGGAAAAATAAATCCTCTTCTTTTAGCTAAAGATACAATTTTTGCCGTTAAATCTTGCATATTTTCAAATTTATGTTATTGCACTTTACCATTTTCCTCGCTTACCGTTGGATCATCTGGCAAAGTGGTATCCACTGCTCCGGCTCTCGTTTCTAATGTTGATTCTGTCCACTGGTCTTCGCCTGAAATTTTCGCTTCATTAATTAAAGTTACTATTTGACCCTTTTGATCAGAAATTGGAGTAAAGGCAACCTGGAAGGCAACATTTGGTCCAGGGCCTGAAACTCCCTGACCAGCCTCCAAATCTCCAACTTCCCAAACCATTTCCCCTGACTCAGAATCAAAGGTAATTTTTGTCTCTTCAGGAAAAATCTCCCCGGTTAATCTTACCCAATCTGGCAAAATTGCTCTGACCTTGACATTTTTTAAACCATTGTAAAAATTTTTAACCTGCCACATTATTGTATAGGTTGTAGTCTCTCCAACTCTGGGAGGAAGAGGGCCTGAATTTCCAAAAATTTCATCTTGAAAATATCCTTTTTGTAGAATCTCCAATTTCGAATTGATCTTAGTCACAAACTTTTCCTCTATTCCGTCTAAACTAATCGAGTTTTTAATTTCCGGATTTTGAATAAAAGGGAAGTCATCTTTCACTTTTACCCAAAATTCAATTCTTCCTTCTTCCATTGGTAATAATTTTTTGAGTTCAGAAATTTTGGTATAATCCCAAACAATAGTTTTTTCTTCTTTTTCAAATCGGCCAAATCCAACCTTAAGGGTATCGTAATCTAAGGCTTCGCTTTCTAATTTAACAACTAGTAATAAATTTTCGGAAGTTCTCTCCCCAATATTTTTAAAAGAGATTTCATAATCCAAGAGGTCTCCGGGATTAGCAATATATTGAGGGTTTTTATTAATCTGCTGGAAAATATATAAAGAGGGTTTAACAATCTCTATTCCTCGTAAAACTTCTTTTAATAAAACAAATTCTCCATCTCGCCAGCTACCAATTTCAGCCCGAAAAACTTTTAATTCTCCAATTTCTCCCTGTATTTTACCCAAAATTTCAATTCTTCCTCCCTCAGCTCTATTTAAAAGACCAATTTCCCATTCGGTTTTTTCTAAGCCCTGAGGTTTGGATTCCAAAAATTCAAAACCAAAAGGATATTCAATTTTTATCCATAAATCGGAAAGAGGATAATTTAGATTGGAAAAATAATTTAACCTAAATCGAATTTCTTTTCCCGGCAAAATTTTTGAAGGAAGATCGAATTCGAAAGTCAAAGGAACCTCCTTTATTAAAGTAGTTAGGGAAGTCTCTGACTCATAACGAG from Patescibacteria group bacterium includes the following:
- the rsmI gene encoding 16S rRNA (cytidine(1402)-2'-O)-methyltransferase — translated: MLYVVATPIGNLEDFSFRALRILKEVDLILAEDTRVTKKLLDYYNVKTKTLSYHEHSRLKKVNYILELLKKGKILALVTDSGTPGISDPGNKLIEKVVDELNDQVKIVPIPGPSAVISAASASGFPMGKFLFFGFPPKKRKRKKFFKEVIESKYPVVFYESPYRILKTLNELKGMNHELRIVVARELTKKFETIYRGKINEVIKEIEKGKIKGEFVIAVNRSIK
- a CDS encoding AI-2E family transporter encodes the protein MNQEKILDVSWETIFKISLAIICLYLLYLLKNILVWFLFAIIISVLFEPLIDFLQKRRIPRLISVVLIYFIVFGLISLLIYLTFPLFASEIQEFSKNLPQYFEKISPPLKALGLQAFESIEEFMSLLSKSLEQMAATIFNAIAAIFGGILATFSIFSISLFLSLEEKPIERTLSLVFPKKYEAFLLDLWSRCRIRVSGWFLSRVLGCLFVGLLSYFSFLLFNTKYPFSLALLSGTLNFLPIIGPVITGIIIFIIVVLENFWRAVFVLITFILIQQIENNILLPVLTKKIVGLPPVVVLLALTVGGILWGFWGAILAIPFFGILFEFLKEFLEKRRTSIL
- a CDS encoding glycine--tRNA ligase, which produces MQDLTAKIVSLAKRRGFIFPSSEIYGGFESGYDFGPLGVEMKQNLKRAWWLEMIKNHENVVGLDAAILMSPKVWQASGHLTAGFADTLMECKKCHKRFKKDEIKKSGCPECGGELTKPKKFNLMMKAFVGPVEEEAAATYLRAETCQGIYMNFENVLKSMRLKLPFGIAQIGKAFRNEINPKNFIFRTREFEQMEMQWFCHPKEADRWFEFWKKERIKWYKNLGIKKENLRAEEIPAKERAHYARRQVDLEYRFPFGWGEIEGIHNRGDWDLSNHAKYSGEDLRYYDEETKEKYFPHIVETSVGVERSLFAFLCDAYQEIKGGRTKTTESTKEIEVLLKLDKKLAPIKVAVLPLVRNKPEIVKKAKEVYQLLKPHFICQYDELNSIGRRYRRQDEIGTPFALTIDFETLKKQDVTIRDRDTMKQERVKIKDLIEVLKEKLSL
- the pyrH gene encoding UMP kinase, whose translation is MENKNWIIFSLGGSLVFPDEIDVVFLKRFRKFILKWLKRGKKFVIFVGGGKLARNFQKTAKKLKIKNKDILDWLGIYATYLNAFLIKSLFDKLVSEDIIKDPTKKIRKNKKIIVGGGWRPGRSTDYDSVIFAKKNKIKEIINLTNVDYVYDKDPKKFKDAKVFFNISFSDFSKIGKQKWEAGLNFPFDPLATRLAQKEKMRVIVVNGKNFKNLDNLLRGKKFKGTIIF
- a CDS encoding insulinase family protein, which produces MFKKATFKNGLRIITFPMKNTQALTLLVLVGTGSKYEKKEINGISHLLEHMAFKGTKKRPKTQDIAKELDMVGGIFNAFTDKELIGFWVKVNATHFNLATDVLSDMIFNSLFKEGEIKKGKRVILEEINMMKDNPSGYILELWEKLLYGDQPAGWMIAGEKETLKKISRKDILSYFKNQFAPTNVVISLAGDFREKEAVSKIKHFFGKFKKTKPFSKKTTIERQKIPQVLLNFKKTDQTHLCLGVRTYNLFRPERYLLAVIAVLLGGIMSSRLFIQVREKRGLAYYIRTSSKHYTDTGYLVTHAGIDNKKVKDAIKIILKEYKNLKTKKISKEELKKAKDNIKGRLYLGLETSDAWASYLGGQEILRRKILTPEKECAKIDKISQNDILKVAKEIFQPQKLNLALIGPFKEKEKFKKILKL